The proteins below come from a single Gloeocapsa sp. PCC 73106 genomic window:
- the thiO gene encoding glycine oxidase ThiO, translating to MEKTTEVLIIGGGINALAIAIDLRLRGTTVRVLSRNQQEAATLAAAGMLAPHAEQLPPGAMADLAVRSLHLYPEWIRKIEELTSLNLGYWSCGILAPVFTTSEGLKLDQQGIQLIQPGLGTEVVGGTWYPEDGQVDPRELYQGLLKAVEILGIELLQGITVEAIAQRGAKVESVRTNRGDYYAQTYVLAAGAWSNQLFPLPVYPVKGQMLALTMPSAPELPLQRVLYGPQIYLVPRRNGRLIVGATSEKVGYLPHNTPEGIQTLLNNAIRLYPGVKDWQIDSFWWGFRPGTPDELPILGMSSCDNLVLATGHYRNGILLAPVTASLIANLILEQRCDPLLDHFRSDRFYHSTPKISEPMTALIPSTPSVSTLADEQLCIAGKSFRSRLMTGTGKYPTIAAMQASINASGCEIVTVAVRRVQTQAPGHEGLAEAIDWQKIWMLPNTAGCKTADEAIRVARLGREMAKLLGQEDNNFIKLEVIPDPKYLLPDPIGTLEAAQQLVKEGFAVLPYINADPILAKRLEEIGCVTVMPLGSPIGSGQGISNSANIAIIIEQAHIPVVVDAGIGAPSEATLAMEMGADALLINSAIALAKDPVAMARAMGMATVAGRLAYLAGRIPIKDYASASSPVTGTIV from the coding sequence ATGGAGAAAACAACAGAAGTACTAATTATCGGTGGCGGAATTAACGCTTTAGCCATCGCTATCGATTTACGTCTACGGGGAACGACAGTAAGAGTATTGAGTCGCAATCAGCAAGAAGCAGCAACTCTAGCGGCAGCAGGAATGCTAGCACCCCACGCTGAACAATTGCCACCAGGTGCTATGGCAGATTTAGCAGTGCGATCGCTCCATTTATACCCAGAATGGATCAGGAAAATTGAAGAATTAACGAGCTTAAATCTGGGATATTGGTCTTGCGGTATCTTAGCCCCCGTTTTTACTACCTCAGAAGGTTTAAAGCTCGATCAACAGGGAATACAGCTAATTCAACCGGGATTAGGAACAGAAGTAGTCGGAGGAACTTGGTACCCCGAAGATGGACAAGTAGATCCCCGGGAACTATATCAAGGGTTACTCAAAGCGGTGGAAATATTGGGAATTGAACTATTACAGGGAATAACCGTAGAAGCGATCGCCCAACGCGGAGCAAAAGTAGAAAGCGTACGCACGAATAGAGGCGATTACTACGCTCAAACCTACGTATTAGCCGCGGGCGCCTGGTCAAATCAGCTCTTTCCCCTGCCAGTATATCCCGTCAAAGGACAGATGCTCGCACTTACAATGCCCTCAGCACCAGAATTACCTCTACAAAGGGTACTCTATGGACCCCAAATCTATTTAGTACCAAGACGCAATGGTCGTTTAATTGTAGGCGCTACCAGTGAAAAAGTGGGCTATCTCCCTCACAACACCCCAGAGGGCATACAAACACTCTTAAATAACGCGATTCGTCTGTATCCTGGGGTTAAAGATTGGCAAATTGACAGCTTTTGGTGGGGTTTTCGACCTGGTACACCCGATGAACTTCCCATACTAGGTATGAGTTCTTGTGATAATCTGGTTCTAGCCACGGGTCACTATCGCAATGGTATTTTATTAGCTCCCGTGACTGCTTCTCTCATCGCTAATCTGATTCTAGAGCAACGCTGTGATCCTCTGTTGGATCATTTCCGTAGCGATCGCTTTTATCATTCTACCCCTAAAATTTCTGAACCTATGACTGCTTTAATTCCCTCGACTCCTTCGGTTTCTACTCTGGCTGATGAACAACTGTGCATCGCCGGGAAAAGCTTTCGTTCTCGCTTGATGACGGGGACGGGTAAATATCCCACTATCGCCGCTATGCAAGCTAGTATTAACGCCAGTGGTTGTGAAATAGTGACTGTCGCTGTGCGTCGCGTCCAAACACAAGCACCTGGACACGAGGGTTTGGCTGAGGCGATCGACTGGCAAAAAATTTGGATGCTTCCCAATACCGCAGGTTGTAAAACAGCAGATGAAGCGATTAGGGTGGCTCGTTTGGGTAGGGAAATGGCTAAATTGCTCGGTCAAGAAGATAATAATTTTATCAAGCTAGAGGTTATTCCTGATCCCAAATATCTCTTACCCGATCCCATCGGTACTTTAGAAGCTGCACAACAACTAGTTAAAGAGGGATTTGCTGTTTTACCCTACATTAACGCTGATCCCATCTTGGCTAAACGCTTAGAAGAAATTGGCTGTGTTACAGTAATGCCTCTTGGTTCCCCCATCGGTTCGGGTCAGGGCATTAGCAACAGCGCTAATATCGCTATTATTATTGAACAGGCTCACATACCTGTGGTAGTAGATGCGGGCATCGGCGCACCGAGTGAGGCTACCTTAGCGATGGAAATGGGGGCTGATGCTTTATTAATTAATAGTGCGATCGCTCTAGCAAAAGATCCGGTAGCGATGGCGCGGGCGATGGGAATGGCTACTGTAGCTGGGCGTTTAGCCTATCTAGCGGGACGTATCCCCATCAAAGATTATGCTAGCGCTAGTTCTCCTGTCACGGGAACTATAGTCTAA
- a CDS encoding HAD family hydrolase, whose product MTTVLCWDIDGTLLNTGRAGIFALEDAAAEVIGKAVDFSQLPTAGLTDRKIAINVLEAAGLEPEASKIEALLELYAKYLPESLPRRQGRVLSGVREILEQLKSRSDVLSILLTGNIYKGAQAKLTHYGLAEYFTHGAFADLNEDRAAIALAAVTIAEEILGEVDRDRCFVIGDTPHDIQCCAAIQGKAIAVATGAYSLSELEAHSPWWAIPNLPEPVVFLEKLQL is encoded by the coding sequence ATGACTACAGTTTTATGTTGGGATATCGATGGAACCCTGTTAAACACTGGTAGGGCGGGAATTTTCGCACTAGAGGACGCAGCAGCCGAAGTTATCGGTAAAGCGGTGGATTTTTCCCAGTTACCTACCGCAGGGTTAACGGATCGAAAAATAGCGATAAATGTCCTAGAAGCGGCGGGTTTGGAGCCAGAAGCAAGTAAAATCGAAGCGTTATTAGAACTCTACGCCAAATATTTACCCGAAAGTTTACCCCGTAGACAAGGACGCGTACTCTCTGGAGTGAGGGAAATTCTGGAACAACTTAAATCTCGCTCGGATGTATTATCTATATTACTAACTGGTAATATATATAAGGGTGCTCAAGCTAAGCTCACTCACTACGGTTTAGCCGAGTATTTTACCCATGGCGCTTTTGCTGATCTTAACGAAGATAGGGCCGCGATCGCTCTTGCTGCTGTAACCATCGCAGAGGAAATATTAGGGGAGGTTGATCGCGATAGATGCTTTGTGATTGGGGATACCCCTCATGATATCCAATGTTGCGCAGCCATTCAAGGAAAAGCGATCGCTGTGGCTACTGGTGCTTATTCTCTATCAGAATTAGAAGCGCATTCTCCCTGGTGGGCTATTCCCAATTTACCCGAACCTGTAGTTTTTTTGGAGAAGTTACAACTGTGA
- a CDS encoding DUF4079 domain-containing protein, translated as MDLPSFIWLWKIAAWSMGLASLAYMVLGISGFWLHRKRTKQQPRPVWLRPFHYLVGGTMVLLVLTLLSIGLVGTIGYYGSLGHSPHLLAGVCVVLLVLISAGSATQIGPKHPQARSLHVGTNLILLVAFIFVSVSGWQVVQKYLP; from the coding sequence GTGGATCTGCCTTCGTTTATATGGCTATGGAAAATAGCAGCGTGGTCAATGGGACTAGCTAGTTTGGCTTACATGGTACTGGGAATTAGCGGTTTTTGGCTTCACAGAAAACGGACAAAACAACAACCGCGTCCAGTTTGGCTGAGACCCTTCCATTATCTAGTAGGTGGAACTATGGTATTGTTAGTCTTGACCCTACTGAGTATCGGCTTAGTGGGAACAATCGGTTACTATGGTAGCTTAGGACATTCACCACATCTGCTCGCGGGCGTCTGCGTAGTCCTGTTAGTGCTGATTTCAGCAGGAAGTGCCACTCAAATCGGTCCCAAACATCCTCAAGCGCGATCGCTCCACGTAGGGACTAACTTGATCTTATTAGTAGCTTTTATATTTGTCTCTGTCAGCGGTTGGCAGGTTGTTCAAAAATATTTACCGTAA
- a CDS encoding DUF1830 domain-containing protein — MAQILDPIPGAKPEQIRCCYVNATSQIQVVRITNVASWYFERVAFPGHRLVFESFPEALLEIHTGMMASAILSDTFPCKDLEIEDNSSKEQKKTKPVSENKKAFKNNLMILI, encoded by the coding sequence ATGGCTCAGATCCTCGACCCTATTCCCGGCGCAAAACCAGAGCAAATCCGTTGTTGCTACGTTAACGCCACCAGTCAAATTCAGGTAGTGCGCATCACCAATGTTGCCAGCTGGTACTTCGAGCGCGTAGCTTTCCCTGGACACCGTTTAGTTTTTGAATCTTTTCCGGAAGCTTTATTAGAAATACATACTGGGATGATGGCAAGCGCTATTCTATCGGATACCTTTCCCTGTAAGGATTTAGAAATAGAAGATAATAGCAGCAAAGAGCAAAAAAAAACTAAACCTGTCTCAGAAAACAAAAAAGCATTTAAAAACAATCTCATGATTTTAATCTAG